Proteins from one Escherichia coli genomic window:
- the yhaK gene encoding pirin family protein has protein sequence MITTRTARQCGQADYGWLQARYTFSFGHYFDPKLLGYASLRVLNQEVLAPGAAFQPRTYPKVDILNVILDGEAEYRDSEGNHIQAYAGEALLLSTQPGISYSEHNLSKDKPLTRMQLWLDACPQRENPLIQKLALDMGKQQLIASPEGAMGSLQLRQQVWLHHIVLDKGESANFQLHGPRAYLQSIHGQFHALTHHEEKAALTCGDGAFIRDEANITLVADSPLRALLIDLPV, from the coding sequence ATGATTACTACCCGAACTGCCAGGCAGTGTGGACAAGCAGACTACGGATGGTTGCAGGCCCGGTATACTTTTTCCTTTGGACACTACTTCGACCCGAAATTGTTAGGTTATGCCTCCCTGCGTGTGCTTAACCAGGAAGTTCTGGCCCCAGGTGCCGCCTTCCAGCCGCGTACCTATCCTAAAGTCGATATTTTAAATGTGATTCTGGATGGAGAAGCTGAGTATCGTGACAGCGAAGGCAATCATATTCAGGCCTACGCAGGTGAAGCGTTGCTGCTCTCTACCCAGCCGGGTATCAGCTATAGCGAACACAATCTCAGCAAAGACAAACCGTTAACACGGATGCAGCTTTGGCTGGATGCCTGCCCGCAGCGAGAGAATCCGCTGATTCAAAAACTGGCGCTTGATATGGGCAAGCAGCAATTAATCGCCTCGCCAGAGGGGGCGATGGGAAGCCTGCAGTTGCGCCAGCAAGTGTGGCTGCATCATATCGTGCTAGACAAAGGCGAAAGTGCGAATTTCCAGTTGCATGGGCCACGCGCGTATTTGCAATCGATTCACGGGCAATTTCATGCGCTTACGCATCATGAAGAGAAAGCGGCGCTGACCTGCGGTGATGGGGCGTTTATTCGTGACGAGGCTAACATTACGCTGGTTGCCGATTCCCCACTGCGCGCTTTGCTGATAGATTTGCCTGTCTAG
- the cyuA gene encoding cysteine desulfidase, protein MFDSTLNPLWQRYILAVQEEVKPALGCTEPISLALAAAVAAAKLEGPVERVEAWVSPNLMKNGLGVTVPGTGMVGLPIAAALGALGGNANAGLEVLKDATAQAIADAKALLAAGKVSVKIQEPCDEILFSRAKVWSGEKWACVTIVGGHTNIVHIETHNGVVFTQQASVTEGEQESPLAVLSRTTLAEILKFVNEVPFSAIRFILDSAKLNCALSQEGLSGNWGLHIGATLEKQCERGLLAKDLSSSIVIRTSAASDARMGGATLPAMSNSGSGNQGITATMPVVVVAEHFGADDERLARALMLSHLSAIYIHNQLPRLSALCAATTAAMGAAAGMAWLVDGRYETISMAISSMIGDVSGMICDGASNSCAMKVSTSASAAWKAVLMALDDTAVTGNEGIVAHDVEQSIANLCALASHSMQQTDRQIIEIMASKAR, encoded by the coding sequence ATGTTTGATTCGACTTTAAATCCGTTATGGCAGCGTTACATCCTCGCCGTTCAGGAGGAAGTAAAACCGGCGCTGGGATGTACTGAACCGATTTCACTGGCGCTGGCGGCGGCGGTTGCTGCGGCAAAACTGGAAGGTCCGGTTGAACGTGTAGAAGCCTGGGTTTCGCCAAATCTGATGAAGAACGGTCTGGGCGTCACCGTTCCCGGCACGGGAATGGTGGGGCTGCCGATTGCGGCGGCGCTGGGCGCGTTAGGTGGGAATGCCAATGCCGGGCTGGAGGTGCTGAAAGACGCAACGGCGCAGGCAATTGCCGATGCCAAAGCGTTGCTGGCGGCGGGGAAAGTCTCGGTTAAAATCCAGGAACCTTGCGATGAAATCCTCTTCTCACGCGCCAAAGTCTGGAGCGGTGAGAAGTGGGCGTGTGTCACCATCGTTGGCGGGCATACCAACATTGTGCATATTGAAACGCACAATGGCGTGGTTTTTACCCAGCAGGCAAGTGTTACAGAAGGTGAGCAAGAGTCGCCGCTGGCAGTGCTCTCCAGAACGACGCTGGCCGAGATTCTGAAGTTCGTCAATGAAGTGCCGTTTTCGGCGATCCGCTTTATTCTCGATTCCGCGAAGTTAAATTGCGCGTTATCGCAGGAAGGTTTGAGTGGTAACTGGGGGCTACATATTGGCGCGACGCTGGAAAAACAGTGTGAACGCGGTTTGCTGGCGAAAGATCTCTCTTCATCCATTGTGATTCGTACCAGCGCGGCATCCGATGCGCGTATGGGCGGTGCTACGCTTCCGGCAATGAGTAACTCCGGTTCTGGCAATCAGGGGATCACCGCAACAATGCCTGTGGTGGTGGTCGCAGAACACTTCGGGGCAGATGATGAGCGACTGGCGCGTGCGCTGATGCTTTCGCATTTGAGCGCGATTTACATCCATAACCAGTTACCGCGTTTGTCTGCGTTGTGTGCCGCAACGACAGCAGCAATGGGGGCTGCCGCCGGGATGGCATGGCTGGTGGATGGGCGTTATGAAACCATCTCGATGGCGATCAGCAGTATGATCGGCGATGTCAGCGGCATGATTTGCGATGGTGCGTCGAACAGCTGCGCGATGAAGGTTTCGACCAGTGCTTCGGCTGCGTGGAAAGCGGTGTTAATGGCGCTGGATGATACCGCTGTGACCGGCAATGAAGGGATTGTGGCGCATGATGTTGAGCAGTCGATTGCCAACCTGTGTGCGTTAGCAAGCCATTCGATGCAGCAAACGGATCGGCAGATTATCGAGATTATGGCGAGCAAGGCCAGATAA
- the yhaH gene encoding DUF805 domain-containing protein → MDWYLKVLKNYVGFRGRARRKEYWMFILVNIIFTFVLGLLDKMLGWQRAGGEGILTTIYGILVFLPWWAVQFRRLHDTDRSAWWALLFLIPFIGWLIIIVFNCQAGTPGENRFGPDPKLEP, encoded by the coding sequence ATGGACTGGTATCTGAAAGTACTAAAAAATTATGTCGGTTTCCGGGGCCGTGCGCGGCGCAAAGAGTACTGGATGTTTATTCTGGTCAACATCATCTTTACGTTCGTGCTGGGGCTACTGGATAAAATGTTAGGCTGGCAACGTGCCGGTGGCGAAGGCATCCTGACGACAATCTACGGTATTCTGGTGTTTTTACCATGGTGGGCAGTTCAGTTCCGCCGCCTGCACGACACCGACCGCTCGGCGTGGTGGGCACTGTTGTTCTTAATCCCGTTTATCGGCTGGCTTATTATCATCGTCTTTAACTGTCAGGCGGGTACGCCAGGCGAAAACCGCTTTGGACCAGATCCGAAACTGGAACCTTAA
- a CDS encoding DUF805 domain-containing protein, which yields MQWYLAVLKNYVGFSGRARRKEYWMFTLINAIVGTIINVIQLILGLEFPFLSLIYLAATIIPVIALCVRRLHDTDRSGAWALLYLVPVIGWLVLFVFACLEGNSGSNRYGNDPKFGSN from the coding sequence ATGCAGTGGTATTTAGCCGTATTAAAAAATTATGTTGGTTTCTCTGGTCGTGCACGTCGTAAAGAGTACTGGATGTTTACTCTGATTAACGCCATCGTCGGCACTATTATCAATGTCATTCAATTGATTTTAGGTTTAGAGTTTCCATTCCTTTCTCTCATTTACCTGGCAGCAACAATCATTCCGGTCATTGCTCTGTGCGTTCGTCGTCTGCACGATACTGACCGTTCAGGTGCGTGGGCGCTTCTCTATCTGGTACCGGTCATTGGCTGGTTAGTTCTGTTTGTATTTGCCTGTTTAGAAGGCAATTCTGGCAGCAATCGTTACGGAAACGATCCGAAGTTTGGTTCAAATTAA
- the tdcG gene encoding L-serine ammonia-lyase translates to MISAFDIFKIGIGPSSSHTVGPMNAGKSFIDRLENSGLLTATSHIMVDLYGSLSLTGKGHATDVAIIMGLAGNSPQDVVIDEIPAFIELVTRSGRLPVASGAHVVDFPVAKNIVFHPEMLPRHENGMRITAWNGQKELLSKTYYSVGGGFIVEEEHFGLSHAVETLVPYDFHSAGELLKMCDYNGLSISGLMMHNELALRSKAEIDAGFARIWQVMHDGIERGMNTEGVLPGPLNVPRRAVALRRQLVSSDNISNDPMNVIDWINMYALAVSEENAAGGRVVTAPTNGACGIIPAVLAYYDKFRRPVNERSIARYLLAAGAIGALYKMNASISGAEVGCQGEIGVACSMAAAGLTELLGGSPAQVCNAAEIAMEHNLGLTCDPVAGQVQIPCIERNAINAVKAVNAARMAMRRTSAPRVSLDKVIETMYETGKDMNDKYRETSRGGLAIKVVCG, encoded by the coding sequence ATGATTAGTGCATTCGATATTTTCAAAATTGGGATTGGACCCTCCAGTTCGCATACCGTGGGGCCGATGAATGCCGGAAAAAGTTTTATTGATCGGCTGGAAAATAGCGGCTTATTAACCGCGACGAGCCATATTATGGTCGATCTGTACGGGTCGTTGTCACTGACGGGCAAAGGCCATGCCACGGATGTCGCCATCATCATGGGACTAGCAGGAAACAGTCCGCAGGATGTTGTTATTGATGAGATCCCTGCATTTATTGAGTTAGTGACGCGCAGCGGGCGGTTGCCGGTGGCTTCTGGGGCGCATGTTGTTGATTTTCCTGTAGCAAAGAACATTGTTTTCCATCCTGAAATGTTGCCTCGTCATGAGAACGGGATGCGGATTACTGCCTGGAATGGGCAGAAAGAGCTATTAAGCAAAACTTACTACTCAGTCGGTGGCGGATTTATCGTTGAAGAAGAACACTTCGGTCTGTCGCACGCTGTCGAAACCCTCGTACCTTACGATTTTCACTCAGCAGGTGAACTGCTGAAAATGTGTGATTACAACGGCCTGTCTATTTCTGGCCTAATGATGCACAACGAGCTGGCGCTGCGCAGCAAAGCGGAAATTGATGCCGGGTTTGCCCGTATCTGGCAAGTGATGCACGACGGCATTGAACGCGGGATGAATACCGAAGGCGTGCTGCCAGGACCGCTTAATGTGCCTCGTCGTGCCGTTGCGTTGCGTCGCCAGCTGGTTTCCAGCGATAACATCTCTAACGATCCGATGAACGTCATCGACTGGATCAACATGTACGCGCTGGCAGTGAGTGAAGAAAACGCAGCCGGTGGGCGCGTAGTAACAGCGCCGACCAATGGGGCGTGCGGCATTATTCCGGCTGTGCTGGCTTATTATGATAAGTTCCGTCGCCCAGTAAATGAGCGGTCGATTGCCCGCTATCTACTGGCAGCGGGGGCTATTGGTGCGCTGTATAAAATGAACGCTTCCATCTCTGGCGCGGAAGTCGGCTGTCAGGGGGAAATTGGCGTGGCCTGTTCAATGGCGGCGGCAGGGTTAACTGAACTACTGGGCGGCAGTCCTGCGCAGGTATGCAATGCGGCGGAAATTGCTATGGAGCATAACCTTGGTCTGACCTGCGATCCGGTTGCCGGACAGGTGCAAATCCCATGTATTGAACGTAATGCCATTAATGCCGTGAAAGCAGTAAACGCTGCGCGGATGGCGATGCGCCGCACCTCGGCACCGCGTGTTTCACTCGATAAAGTTATCGAGACGATGTATGAAACCGGCAAAGATATGAACGATAAATACCGCGAAACATCACGCGGAGGACTGGCCATTAAAGTGGTCTGCGGCTGA
- the tdcE gene encoding 2-ketobutyrate formate-lyase/pyruvate formate-lyase: protein MKVDIDTSDKLYADAWLGFKGTDWKNEINVRDFIQHNYTPYEGDESFLAEATPATTELWEKVMEGIRIENATHAPLDFDTNIATTITAHDAGYIDQPLEKIVGLQTDAPLKRALHPFGGINMIKSSFHAYGREMDSEFEYIFTDLRKTHNQGVFDAYSPDMLRCRKSGVLTGLPDGYGRGRIIGDYRRVALYGISYLVRERELQFADLQSRLEKGEDLEATIRLREELAEHRRALLQIQEMAAKYGFDISRPAQNAQEAVQWLYFAYLAAVKSQNGGAMSLGRTASFLDIYIERDFKAGVLNEQQAQELIDHFIMKIRMVRFLRTPEFDSLFSGDPIWATEVIGGMGLDGRTLVTKNSFRYLHTLHTMGPAPEPNLTILWSEELPIAFKKYAAQVSIVTSSLQYENDDLMRTDFNSDDYAIACCVSPMVIGKQMQFFGARANLAKTLLYAINGGVDEKLKIQVGPKTAPLMDDVLDYDKVMDSLDHFMDWLAVQYISALNIIHYMHDKYSYEASLMALHDRDVYRTMACGIAGLSVATDSLSAIKYARVKPIRDENGLAVDFEIDGEYPQYGNNDERVDSIACDLVERFMKKIKALPTYRNAVPTQSILTITSNVVYGQKTGNTPDGRRAGTPFAPGANPMHGRDRKGAVASLTSVAKLPFTYAKDGISYTFSIVPAALGKEDPVRKTNLVGLLDGYFHHEADVEGGQHLNVNVMNREMLLDAIEHPEKYPNLTIRVSGYAVRFNALTREQQQDVISRTFTQAL, encoded by the coding sequence ATGAAGGTAGATATTGATACCAGCGATAAGCTGTACGCCGACGCATGGCTTGGCTTTAAAGGTACGGACTGGAAAAACGAAATTAATGTCCGCGATTTTATTCAACATAACTATACACCGTATGAAGGCGATGAATCTTTTCTCGCCGAAGCGACGCCAGCCACCACGGAATTGTGGGAAAAAGTAATGGAAGGCATCCGTATCGAAAACGCGACTCACGCGCCATTGGATTTCGATACTAATATTGCCACCACCATTACCGCTCATGATGCGGGATATATTGACCAGCCGCTGGAAAAAATTGTTGGCCTGCAAACGGATGCACCATTAAAGCGCGCGCTGCATCCGTTCGGCGGTATTAATATGATTAAAAGTTCATTCCACGCATATGGCCGTGAAATGGACAGCGAATTTGAGTACATCTTTACCGATCTGCGTAAAACCCATAATCAGGGCGTATTTGATGCGTACTCACCGGATATGCTGCGCTGCCGTAAATCGGGTGTACTGACTGGTTTGCCAGACGGTTATGGTCGTGGGCGTATTATCGGTGACTACCGCCGCGTGGCGCTTTACGGCATCAGTTATCTGGTACGTGAACGCGAACTGCAATTTGCCGATCTCCAGTCTCGTCTGGAAAAAGGCGAAGATCTCGAAGCCACTATCCGTCTGCGTGAGGAGCTGGCGGAACATCGTCGTGCGCTGTTGCAGATTCAGGAAATGGCGGCGAAATACGGTTTTGATATCTCCCGTCCGGCGCAGAATGCGCAGGAAGCGGTGCAGTGGCTCTACTTCGCTTACCTGGCGGCAGTGAAATCGCAAAATGGCGGCGCGATGTCGCTGGGTCGCACGGCATCGTTCCTCGATATCTACATTGAGCGCGACTTTAAAGCTGGCGTACTCAATGAACAGCAGGCACAAGAACTGATCGACCACTTCATTATGAAGATCCGTATGGTGCGCTTCCTGCGTACGCCGGAATTTGATTCGCTGTTCTCTGGCGACCCGATCTGGGCGACGGAAGTGATCGGTGGGATGGGGCTGGACGGTCGTACGCTGGTGACCAAAAACTCTTTCCGTTATCTGCACACCCTGCACACTATGGGGCCAGCACCGGAACCAAACCTGACCATTCTGTGGTCGGAAGAATTACCGATCGCCTTCAAAAAATATGCCGCGCAGGTGTCTATCGTCACCTCTTCCTTGCAGTATGAAAACGACGATCTGATGCGTACTGACTTCAACAGCGACGATTACGCGATTGCCTGCTGCGTTAGCCCGATGGTGATTGGTAAGCAAATGCAGTTCTTTGGTGCACGCGCTAACCTGGCGAAAACGCTGCTCTACGCAATTAACGGCGGGGTGGACGAGAAGCTGAAGATTCAGGTCGGCCCAAAAACAGCACCGCTGATGGACGACGTGTTGGACTACGACAAAGTGATGGACAGCCTCGACCACTTTATGGACTGGCTGGCGGTGCAGTACATCAGCGCGCTGAACATCATCCACTACATGCACGACAAGTACAGCTACGAAGCCTCGCTGATGGCGCTGCACGATCGTGATGTCTATCGCACTATGGCGTGTGGCATCGCGGGCCTGTCAGTGGCGACGGACTCCCTGTCTGCCATCAAATATGCCCGCGTGAAACCAATCCGTGACGAAAACGGCCTGGCGGTGGACTTTGAAATCGATGGCGAATATCCGCAGTACGGCAACAATGATGAGCGCGTAGACAGTATTGCCTGCGACCTCGTTGAACGTTTTATGAAGAAAATTAAAGCGCTGCCGACCTATCGCAACGCCGTCCCTACCCAGTCGATTCTGACTATCACTTCTAACGTGGTGTACGGGCAGAAAACCGGTAACACGCCGGACGGTCGTCGCGCCGGAACACCGTTCGCACCGGGCGCTAACCCGATGCACGGTCGTGACCGTAAAGGTGCCGTGGCCTCGCTGACGTCGGTGGCGAAACTGCCGTTCACTTACGCCAAAGACGGTATCTCGTACACCTTCTCAATTGTCCCGGCGGCGTTGGGCAAAGAAGATCCAGTACGTAAAACCAACCTTGTCGGCCTGCTGGATGGGTATTTCCACCACGAAGCGGATGTCGAAGGCGGTCAACACCTCAACGTCAACGTAATGAATCGGGAAATGCTGCTGGATGCCATCGAGCACCCGGAAAAATATCCTAACCTGACAATCCGTGTCTCTGGCTACGCCGTGCGCTTCAACGCACTGACCCGTGAACAGCAACAAGATGTTATTTCACGTACTTTTACCCAGGCGCTCTGA
- the cyuP gene encoding amino acid permease, with the protein MEIASNKGVIADASTPAGRAGMSESEWREAIKFDSTDTGWVIMSIGMAIGAGIVFLPVQVGLMGLWVFLLSSVIGYPAMYLFQRLFINTLAESPECKDYPSVISGYLGKNWGILLGALYFVMLVIWMFVYSTAITNDSASYLHTFGVTEGLLSDSPFYGLVLICILVAISSRGEKLLFKISTGMVLTKLLVVAALGVSMVGMWHLYNVGSLPPLGLLVKNAIITLPFTLTSILFIQTLSPMVISYRSREKSIEVARHKALRAMNIAFGILFVTVFFYAVSFTLAMGHDEAVKAYEQNISALAIAAQFISGDGAAWVKVVSVILNIFAVMTAFFGVYLGFREATQGIVMNILRRKMPAEKINENLVQRGIMIFAILLAWSAIVLNAPVLSFTSICSPIFGMVGCLIPAWLVYKVPALHKYKGMSLYLIIVTGLLLCVSPFLAFS; encoded by the coding sequence ATGGAAATTGCATCGAATAAAGGCGTCATTGCAGACGCTTCGACCCCGGCAGGTCGTGCTGGAATGAGTGAGAGCGAGTGGCGAGAAGCGATCAAATTCGACAGTACTGACACCGGCTGGGTGATTATGAGTATCGGGATGGCGATTGGCGCAGGGATTGTTTTTCTCCCGGTGCAGGTCGGTTTGATGGGATTGTGGGTATTTTTGCTCTCATCGGTGATTGGTTACCCAGCAATGTATCTGTTTCAGCGGTTGTTTATTAATACGCTGGCAGAATCACCAGAGTGTAAAGATTACCCCAGCGTCATCAGCGGTTATTTAGGTAAAAACTGGGGCATCCTGTTAGGTGCGCTCTATTTCGTGATGCTGGTGATCTGGATGTTCGTCTATTCCACTGCCATCACCAACGATAGTGCTTCCTACCTGCATACCTTCGGCGTGACGGAAGGGTTGCTGTCAGACAGTCCCTTTTATGGTCTGGTACTGATTTGCATTCTGGTGGCGATCTCCTCACGCGGCGAGAAATTGTTATTCAAAATTTCGACGGGGATGGTGCTGACCAAGCTGCTGGTGGTCGCGGCGCTGGGCGTGTCGATGGTCGGAATGTGGCATCTGTACAACGTCGGTTCGCTGCCGCCGCTGGGGCTGCTGGTGAAAAACGCCATTATTACGCTGCCGTTTACCCTGACGTCGATTCTGTTTATCCAGACGTTAAGCCCGATGGTGATCTCTTATCGCTCACGGGAAAAATCCATTGAAGTGGCGCGGCATAAAGCATTGCGGGCAATGAATATCGCGTTTGGCATTTTGTTTGTCACCGTCTTTTTCTACGCCGTGTCGTTCACGCTGGCGATGGGACATGACGAAGCGGTAAAAGCCTACGAGCAGAATATTTCTGCGCTGGCAATTGCCGCACAGTTTATTAGCGGTGACGGCGCAGCGTGGGTGAAAGTGGTCAGCGTCATTCTTAATATTTTTGCCGTAATGACTGCATTCTTTGGTGTCTATTTAGGTTTTCGCGAAGCAACGCAAGGGATCGTAATGAACATCCTGCGTCGCAAGATGCCTGCCGAGAAGATTAACGAAAATCTCGTTCAGCGCGGCATCATGATTTTCGCCATTTTGCTGGCCTGGAGCGCCATCGTACTGAACGCACCGGTGTTGAGCTTCACCTCTATCTGTAGCCCGATTTTCGGCATGGTAGGGTGCCTGATCCCGGCGTGGCTGGTTTACAAAGTACCGGCATTGCACAAATACAAAGGGATGTCTCTGTACCTGATTATCGTCACTGGTTTGTTGCTTTGTGTTTCTCCGTTCCTGGCATTTTCTTGA
- the yhaL gene encoding protein YhaL, giving the protein MSKKSAKKRQPVKPVVAKEPARTANNFGYEEMLSELEAIVADAETRLAEDEATA; this is encoded by the coding sequence ATGAGTAAAAAATCGGCCAAAAAGCGTCAGCCGGTGAAGCCCGTGGTGGCGAAGGAACCGGCTCGCACCGCCAATAATTTTGGCTATGAAGAGATGTTGAGCGAACTGGAAGCCATTGTCGCGGATGCTGAAACGCGTTTAGCCGAGGATGAAGCTACCGCGTAA
- the yhaJ gene encoding DNA-binding transcriptional regulator YhaJ produces MAKERALTLEALRVMDAIDRRGSFAAAADELGRVPSALSYTMQKLEEELDVVLFDRSGHRTKFTNVGRMLLERGRVLLEAADKLTTDAEALARGWETHLTIVTEALVPTPAFFPLIDKLAAKANTQLAIITEVLAGAWERLEQGRADIVIAPDMHFRSSSEINSRKLYTLMNVYVAAPDHPIHQEPEPLSEVTRVKYRGIAVADTARERPVLTVQLLDKQPRLTVSTIEDKRQALLAGLGVATMPYPMVEKDIAEGRLRVVSPESTSEIDIIMAWRRDSMGEAKSWCLREIPKLFSGK; encoded by the coding sequence ATGGCCAAAGAAAGGGCATTAACGCTGGAAGCACTACGGGTTATGGATGCGATCGATCGCCGGGGCAGTTTTGCGGCGGCGGCGGATGAGCTGGGACGCGTGCCTTCCGCACTTAGCTACACCATGCAAAAACTAGAAGAAGAGCTGGATGTGGTGTTGTTTGACCGCTCGGGCCATCGCACCAAATTCACCAATGTCGGGCGAATGTTGCTGGAGCGAGGGCGCGTTTTGCTGGAAGCCGCAGATAAACTGACTACCGATGCGGAAGCCCTCGCGCGCGGTTGGGAAACGCATCTCACCATTGTGACTGAGGCGCTGGTACCGACACCCGCCTTTTTCCCGTTAATCGACAAACTGGCGGCAAAAGCCAATACCCAACTGGCAATCATCACCGAAGTGCTGGCGGGGGCGTGGGAACGGCTGGAGCAGGGGCGCGCGGATATTGTTATCGCGCCGGATATGCATTTTCGTTCCTCGTCGGAGATTAACTCGCGCAAGCTCTATACCTTAATGAACGTCTACGTTGCCGCGCCAGATCACCCGATTCATCAAGAGCCAGAACCGCTCTCTGAAGTGACGCGTGTGAAATATCGTGGTATTGCGGTGGCGGATACCGCTCGTGAGCGCCCGGTATTGACCGTACAGCTGCTGGACAAACAGCCGCGCTTAACGGTGAGCACGATTGAAGATAAACGTCAGGCATTACTGGCGGGGCTTGGCGTGGCGACGATGCCGTATCCGATGGTTGAAAAAGATATTGCGGAAGGACGGTTGCGTGTCGTCAGCCCGGAATCGACCAGCGAGATCGATATTATTATGGCCTGGCGTCGTGACAGTATGGGGGAAGCGAAATCCTGGTGTCTGCGGGAAATTCCCAAACTTTTTAGCGGAAAATAA
- the tdcD gene encoding propionate kinase — translation MNEFPVVLVINCGSSSIKFSVLDASDCEVLMSGIADGINSENAFLSVNGGEPAPLAHHSYEGALKAIAFELEKRNLNDSVALIGHRIAHGGSIFTESAIITDEVIDNIRRVSPLAPLHNYANLSGIESAQQLFPGVTQVAVFDTSFHQTMAPEAYLYGLPWKYYEELGVRRYGFHGTSHRYVSQRAHSLLNLAEDDSGLVVAHLGNGASICAVSNGQSVDTSMGMTPLEGLMMGTRSGDVDFGAMSWVASQTNQSLSDLERVVNKESGLLGISGLSSDLRVLEKAWHEGHERAQLAIKTFVHRIARHIAGHAASLRRLDGIIFTGGIGENSSLIRRLVMEHLAVLGVEIDTEMNNRSNSFGERIVSSENARVICAVIPTNEEKMIALDAIHLGKVNAPAEFA, via the coding sequence ATGAATGAATTTCCGGTTGTTTTGGTTATTAACTGTGGTTCGTCTTCGATTAAGTTTTCCGTGCTCGATGCCAGCGACTGTGAAGTATTAATGTCAGGTATTGCCGACGGTATTAACTCGGAAAATGCATTCTTATCCGTAAATGGGGGAGAGCCAGCACCGCTGGCTCACCACAGCTACGAAGGTGCATTGAAGGCAATTGCATTTGAACTGGAAAAACGGAATTTAAATGACAGTGTGGCCTTAATCGGCCACCGTATCGCCCACGGCGGCAGTATTTTTACCGAGTCCGCCATTATTACCGATGAAGTCATTGATAATATCCGTCGCGTTTCTCCACTGGCACCCCTGCATAATTACGCCAATTTAAGTGGTATTGAATCGGCGCAGCAATTATTCCCGGGCGTAACTCAGGTGGCGGTATTTGATACCAGTTTCCACCAGACGATGGCTCCGGAAGCTTATTTATACGGCCTGCCGTGGAAATATTATGAAGAGTTAGGTGTACGCCGTTATGGTTTCCACGGTACGTCGCACCGCTATGTTTCCCAGCGCGCACATTCTTTGCTGAATCTGGCAGAGGATGACTCCGGCCTGGTCGTGGCGCATCTTGGCAATGGCGCATCAATCTGCGCAGTTAGCAACGGTCAGAGTGTTGACACCTCAATGGGAATGACGCCGCTGGAAGGCTTGATGATGGGTACCCGCAGTGGCGATGTCGACTTTGGGGCGATGTCCTGGGTCGCCAGTCAAACCAACCAGAGCCTGAGTGACCTGGAACGCGTAGTGAATAAAGAGTCGGGATTATTAGGCATTTCCGGTCTTTCTTCGGATTTACGTGTTCTGGAAAAAGCCTGGCATGAAGGTCACGAACGCGCGCAACTGGCAATTAAAACCTTTGTTCACCGAATTGCCCGTCATATTGCCGGACACGCAGCCTCATTACGTCGCCTGGATGGAATTATATTCACCGGCGGAATAGGAGAAAATTCAAGTTTAATTCGTCGTCTGGTCATGGAACATTTGGCTGTATTAGGCGTAGAGATTGATACAGAAATGAATAATCGCTCTAACTCCTTTGGAGAGCGAATTGTTTCTAGTGAAAATGCGCGTGTCATTTGCGCCGTTATTCCGACTAACGAAGAAAAAATGATTGCTTTGGATGCCATTCATTTAGGCAAAGTTAACGCGCCCGCAGAATTTGCATAA
- the tdcF gene encoding enamine/imine deaminase: MKKIIETQRAPGAIGPYVQGVDLGSMVFTSGQIPVCPQTGEIPADVQDQARLSLENVKAIVVAAGLSVGDIIKMTVFITDLNDFATINEVYKQFFDEHQATYPTRSCVQVARLPKDVKLEIEAIAVRSA; the protein is encoded by the coding sequence ATGAAAAAGATTATCGAAACGCAACGTGCCCCAGGCGCAATCGGCCCTTATGTTCAGGGTGTTGATTTAGGCAGCATGGTCTTCACCTCCGGGCAAATTCCGGTTTGCCCGCAGACAGGTGAGATCCCGGCTGATGTGCAAGATCAGGCGCGTTTAAGCCTCGAAAACGTCAAAGCGATCGTGGTTGCTGCCGGGCTGAGCGTGGGTGATATCATCAAGATGACCGTGTTCATCACCGATCTGAATGATTTTGCCACCATCAATGAAGTCTATAAGCAGTTCTTCGATGAGCATCAGGCCACCTACCCGACCCGGAGCTGTGTGCAGGTCGCGCGTTTGCCGAAAGATGTGAAGCTGGAAATTGAAGCCATCGCAGTACGTAGTGCGTAA